In Patescibacteria group bacterium, the following proteins share a genomic window:
- a CDS encoding invasin domain 3-containing protein codes for MKTLRIFLMVAMVLTVSGVNLLPQAANAYTPSLTSAAFLDADHNGAIDQIKVVFDSDVTACNFEAGDWTLTPGHVGLVGPTGRLNGSGVDAACDGSTNYFYLLVSGDTNETGYSGPYVPPDIQYKNLGTAGSVTVLGAPVPNQSIVTVDDTATPVLRSDGANAPTYSDSDHNGTVDRLKLVFTEPVNFVFNSSDWAWAAGSLTGFALSSYSSGGATSTIYLNVTANAGITGVGSGTAPTIRYAALGTGVVDLLGNSMAGMDVPQNISDGASPVIISTVPTAGSTGVAVTTSYVRVTFSEPMNTGVTSLSIGSGSWLSPSWSDANKTITRSRLATLAYDTNVTVTASGEDTNGYLVTSGVSPAVANPWSFRTVTDSSSAVSASESLVSASPTSVTANGSSVSVITVTVKNSSGSVLSGRTVTLSSNRGSTDTIAIVNGTTDSAGKAYFQVRSNTTGSAVFTAVADGTTISQTATVTFTSVTTSSVSASRSSIYATPSSVTANNSSYATVYVTVRDASDNLLSGKTVTLYSSRGGTDTISIVSGTTNSSGQATFQVKSGSTGTATLTAVADGTTISQTATVTFTSSSTSLIYGDLFKESGSTAVYYYADNGKRYVFPTSAIYFSWYSDFSTIKTVSHGTVTAVPFGGNVIVKPGAYLVQFVSMDTPFRVLDPKVYVLTSGGQLRWVTSASVAAAFYGADWERKIVAVPEVYKTNYGGAVAGADVNSVSDYSKVSVESTVRTISDLY; via the coding sequence ATGAAAACATTAAGAATTTTTCTTATGGTGGCCATGGTTCTAACCGTAAGCGGCGTGAATTTGTTACCGCAAGCGGCAAATGCCTACACACCGTCTCTGACTTCGGCGGCTTTTTTGGACGCCGATCATAATGGCGCGATCGATCAGATAAAAGTAGTATTTGATTCAGATGTAACGGCTTGCAACTTTGAGGCGGGGGACTGGACATTGACTCCCGGCCACGTTGGTTTGGTTGGCCCGACCGGCAGATTAAATGGTTCGGGCGTTGACGCGGCTTGCGATGGATCAACAAATTATTTTTATCTTCTCGTTTCTGGCGACACAAACGAGACAGGTTATTCTGGACCTTATGTTCCGCCGGATATTCAGTATAAAAATTTAGGAACCGCGGGCAGCGTTACGGTTTTGGGCGCGCCAGTGCCAAATCAATCCATCGTGACTGTCGACGATACGGCAACGCCGGTTTTACGAAGTGACGGCGCGAACGCTCCAACTTATTCTGACAGCGATCATAACGGTACGGTTGATCGACTGAAATTGGTTTTTACTGAGCCGGTAAATTTTGTTTTTAATTCCTCCGATTGGGCTTGGGCGGCGGGAAGCTTAACGGGTTTTGCTCTTTCTAGTTATTCGAGTGGTGGCGCCACTTCAACGATTTATTTGAACGTCACGGCTAATGCGGGCATAACAGGTGTTGGTTCAGGCACTGCTCCAACTATTCGATATGCCGCGCTTGGTACAGGAGTAGTAGATCTTCTTGGCAATTCTATGGCGGGAATGGATGTTCCGCAAAATATCTCCGACGGTGCCTCGCCAGTCATTATTTCGACCGTGCCCACAGCCGGATCAACCGGAGTGGCTGTTACGACCTCATATGTGAGAGTAACTTTTTCCGAGCCAATGAATACCGGGGTGACTTCGCTTTCCATTGGTTCTGGAAGTTGGTTGTCTCCTTCCTGGAGTGACGCCAATAAAACAATTACTCGGTCAAGATTGGCGACCTTGGCTTATGATACAAATGTGACGGTCACGGCAAGCGGGGAAGATACAAACGGGTATTTGGTAACTTCGGGTGTTTCGCCGGCCGTGGCAAATCCTTGGAGTTTCAGAACTGTTACTGATTCGTCTTCGGCTGTTTCGGCTAGCGAGTCATTGGTTTCCGCTTCGCCGACCTCAGTTACGGCTAACGGGTCTTCTGTCTCAGTTATCACTGTGACCGTAAAAAATTCTTCCGGCAGTGTGTTGTCCGGTAGAACCGTGACCTTGTCATCAAATCGCGGTTCAACTGACACGATTGCCATTGTGAACGGAACAACTGATTCAGCGGGCAAGGCCTACTTCCAGGTTCGTTCTAACACGACCGGCAGCGCGGTTTTTACCGCGGTGGCGGACGGTACGACCATCAGCCAAACAGCAACCGTAACTTTCACGTCTGTAACGACGAGTTCGGTCTCTGCTTCAAGATCAAGTATCTATGCCACGCCATCTTCGGTGACTGCGAACAATAGTTCTTATGCCACGGTTTATGTGACCGTGCGCGATGCCTCGGACAATCTTCTCTCTGGAAAAACCGTAACACTTTATTCCAGCCGTGGGGGGACAGATACGATTTCCATTGTCAGCGGTACAACCAACTCTTCTGGTCAGGCAACCTTTCAAGTTAAATCAGGATCGACTGGCACGGCGACTCTAACCGCGGTGGCGGACGGCACGACCATCAGCCAAACAGCAACCGTAACTTTCACGAGTTCATCAACGTCATTAATTTACGGTGATCTGTTTAAGGAGTCCGGGAGCACGGCCGTGTATTATTACGCCGATAACGGGAAGAGATATGTTTTCCCAACCTCAGCGATTTATTTTTCCTGGTATTCTGATTTTTCCACTATCAAAACCGTAAGTCACGGAACAGTGACAGCAGTTCCTTTTGGCGGAAACGTGATTGTAAAACCGGGCGCATACTTGGTTCAATTTGTAAGTATGGATACACCTTTCCGTGTTCTTGATCCCAAAGTTTACGTTTTGACTTCAGGCGGACAACTGAGGTGGGTCACTTCGGCGAGTGTGGCGGCAGCTTTTTATGGGGCCGATTGGGAAAGAAAAATCGTGGCCGTGCCGGAAGTGTATAAAACCAATTACGGCGGGGCGGTAGCTGGAGCAGATGTTAATTCCGTCTCGGATTACAGCAAGGTCTCAGTTGAATCAACCGTGAGGACAATTAGCGACCTGTATTAA